The following nucleotide sequence is from Apium graveolens cultivar Ventura chromosome 4, ASM990537v1, whole genome shotgun sequence.
cattttcttggatgctgacacttttactcatcctgtttcagcctatcaattattggctgctcagggcaatgtggaggcagaacagacattaaatattgtacacacttcagaatttcttctcagagacaaagctgctgttaacaagctgccttctcaagctggtgagccatctgaagaatttggagtaaattctaatgatgatgactctgattctttggatgagagcatgaacttagggggagtagcaggcccaagttctgttccagatcttcctgaatgggcatgggcaaaagcatcaacactaggagagtttggtgtcactttggtcagacaagtcatgacaattcagaaggcccttcaggagactacagatgttggtaccaaggcaattcttcaagctcatctggaatctctgcatctcttgcagttgcagcatttcaaacagaatctaagtgtggatgagctcaagcaggatattgctgatctaaaatcctacaatgctgagaagttggattcagtcataccttatggtactatgcaagatttgttggggagactgaggaaagaatctgatgctgacaagagactggccagattggaaaccagagttgagattattgaagactctatggtcaccattcttcagaattaacaaactcaaacaaatctactcatgcagctggcaaatgcacaaggcttgacccctacccttgatgataacaaaaagggggagaataaaggggaaggggaaggagagccatcaacaacaattcaaatttctcaagtgctagttcctgtcatcaccacttctccaattattcaaatcaaaggaaagcttgatggaattgatctaatccagatagcagcagctgaattgcaaatcaaagagcaaagaaagaagattgatgaaaagatgcaacaaatatttggttctacaacttctcaatcacaatctgtgaagcatagcacaaaagtggaatcaattattatggaactcaagccagtagggaggaataaggttggagagacttcttccaaggatctgaaacctatggttctcaagcccaacaacagatccaataaggactctacaaagaatcctctgaaagaagtggattttcctcttccaaaggctgatgaggacaagcttttgggtagaagtatctcaaagctcaaagagaccatggatgtggctgtaaggaggaacatggctattatcttcagagagggaaagagcatatgtgtgatgcaaggacatcccaaattctcaatagccaagagggaagaaaccataaggttgaaggaagaagccaaacagctaaaggctgacaaaagagcagaagcaaagcttgaaaaacagctaaagtcaagtcaggctgaagaacagaaagaaattgaagacaaaagtgaagatgaagctatgggggacatggttgatactgagatggaggaaagaagtaagggaagagaagaatggcagaaagggaacagaaagaaggtcaatgcaaagagaaagatggtagatgagactgaagaaacccaatcaatatccaaaccactaccctctattcctgaacccattgtgcctgaccccttcatgaacattcatggtgaaacaatcattcccaaggaggaaccaattgattgggacaccattaaattgcccaccttcctaacctcttctccaccatcaaagaagcataaaagaagaatcaaatcaacaccctctaaagcctcaatcaaattcacacagaagcctaagcctaaacctcaagcctctaaggatgattatgttcacatctgtgacataaaagaattttcagatattgaactctatctggatgagctggaggaagtaaggggaatagctgcctacagatagctaccagaaagactagtgttcaaatacaaaggagatggggaaagaacctggcctctttacagaattctgaatgaaggctactctaccttgattagagtctactcagccatataAAGGGATtttggctttaccaggactgccaagactgagattctcaacaaaattgccaacataaggaaaacttggagggagcccaatgctttgcctagaacattactcattcaagaaagaggaattacaattcataaatcacttcattggttgatggagttcagagacaacaaaggagtcagaagatttttcagaattgaagatcagctctagattgccagtaatgaaactctcaaggatatgcaatctaagttagacatcaatgaagaagatgaagctgaattctacagacaacttcaacttcaaatagaggagaatgacaggaggctagaaaagaaaacaaggaatcaaaggaaaagaaactaatctgctcaggctaaaggagcacccttggaaacaatgtaattcttcaattccatctcagcatatacatttttgtagcacttttgaatttctgctttattatagtttatatatttgtcaagtgttttgttatcatcaagctaaacccaaatttatgcctacagttctagtagacataaatagggggagattgttaggaatatatgtattagtttgatgataagttaaacaaaacacttaagtagaaatctagtgtttgtagcctcaacggataagaccatcttggctatccgttgaaggagtagctttacttagcaataagtttagtattgtagcacatttcattctctggtttcaagttgtaattcttagatgttgtaggaaattatcagtcatgttgactactaatggatatacaaataggagggctaattgtaaatatttcatgccttgtaattttgtataagtgaagaagtatcaacggatattgaagaccttcaacggataagaaacaaagcttcaacggatgtctctaatgcttcaacggataatatccatcaacggataagtgcttcaacggataaagacttcaactgataatgtatcaacggataaagcttcaacggataaagcctcaacggataaggcatcaacggatgaaagcttcaacggatgcttagttcattagcagttgatagtgacaattcacaagctgacagaggcacatgggttgacagagacaaactggaatgtggaagcctctaggaggaatcaagaaaatgcagcatttccattctgatgtaaacaaggaagtattcaaagattcatagattatcctagattgcattggatagagaaatgaagaagaaacatgtgaagaatcttttcaattgtattttacagttttgtcttcacttgtatacttggtgatatataaaccaagtagcagctagtaattagataataattttcctgagctgtttagaaatatccagagagaaaatcatctagtttgtactaggaagcagctgtgatttaattctttgaatcacagattttctgaaataacacatctctggtggaacaacaaatccaccagaaaagtttttaagttctttgtgttctttacatgtgtgtttgaatatatatatctatctgtatcagcttcaagcaattcacacacatttgttcacttaaacacttagccttagaaactactcaaaacttgaaaaagttttgagatttacattcaaccccccttctgtaaatctcattgttagtccactgggaataacattaTCGACGTGGGGTAAATACATCAGTGGTAATTTTAAAGAAAGAGTGAATCATAGTAAACGAATACTGAAGCAACTCAAAGGAAGAAGAGACAGTGGAGCAGTCAAGTTAGTAAGGCTGAAAAAAATAAGCTTACAGAGACTTATGCCCAACAAGAAGTGTTTTGGCGACAAAGAAGAAAACAACTATGGCTACAAGAGGGTGACCAAAGCAGTAAATATTTCCACGCCTCAGCCCGGAACAGAAGGAAGTTTAACCAGATAACAACTCTAAAAGATGAGCTTGGTAACACAGTGGAATGGGGTAAGGGAATGGAAGATACGATGATAAATTATTTCACCCAGTTATTCAAGGCCTCTGACACGCGATGGGATAACATCATTAACAGTCTTCGTTGTAAGATCACAACAGATCAGAATGCACAACTGCTAGTAGAGGTGGAAGAGAACGAAGTCAAAACGGCTTTGTTTCATATGCACCCGGACAAATTTCCGGGACCTGACGGAATGAGCCCAGGTTTTTTCCAAAAATGTTGGCCTATTGTGAAATATGATATTGTTAGTATTGTCAAGACTTTTTCTGTCACAGGAGAATTGGATGCACAACTTAAAAGTACCAACATGGCACTTATACCTAAGAAGTCAAATCTGAAACGGATGATTGATCTCAGGCCCATCTCCCTTTACAATGTGGTATACAAGATCATTTCAAAAATGCTCGCCAACAGGCTGAAATCAGTAATGGACTCCATCATTTCAGATTCATAAAGTGCCTTTATCCCTGACCGTTTGGTTACTGATAATATAATGGTTGCATTTGAAGTCATGCACTACATGAAAAGAAAGCAGCGAGGTAGTGATTGTTGGATGGCTTTGAAACTCGACATGTCTAAAGCCTACGATCGTGTAGAATGGTTGTTTTTAGAGGCTATGTTGCTCAAACTGGGCTTCGACAGCAGGGTGGTGAGTCTATTTCTGAAGTGCATGTCGTCAGTTCTTTATCACATTACACATCCAGGCATGTACTTCGGGGAAATTATTCCAGAACGGGGTCTCAGACAAGGAGACCCCTTGTCATCTTACTTGTTTTTGTTCTGTATGGAAGGGTTAACTGCTCTAATTCAGGATCATAAAAGAACGAATATGCTCAGGGGTATCAAAGTAGCTCGAAGTGCACCCACTATTTCCCACATGTTTTTTTTACAGAAGATGCATACATTTTCTGCAAAGCCAATACGAACAGTGCATCCGCTATTCTTCATATCCCGCACCTGTTTGAGCAAGCTTCTAGGCAACATATAAATGTCAATAAATCATCAATCTTTTTCAGTAGTAATGCACCTGCAGGCCTGAGAGAGTCCATCTGTCAACAAATGCAGTTTCAGGAAGTTAATGATCACACTCGCTATTTAGATCTCCCGAACTTTATGGGTAGGAACAAAATGAGGGTGTTTGGCTATATGAAAGAAAAGCTTCAGAATCATGTCCAATGATGGGACAAAAAATCACTTTCGAAAGGAGGGAAGGAAGTCTTGTTGAAAACCGTAGCACATGCATTACCAAACTATACAATGGGAGTCTTTCTACTACCATTATCTATTTGCCAGGATCTTGAAAAAATTATGTGTAAATTCTGGTGGCGTATAGACTCAAGAAAAGATAAAGGGATCCATTGGCTTAGTTGGAACAACATGTGCAAGAAGAAAGCTATTGGAGGCATGAGTTTTAGATCACTCCATGATTTTAATATTGCACTTTTGGGGAAGCAGGGGTGTCAATTACTACAACATCCTAACAAACTAGTTAGCAGGGTATTCAAAGCTCGCTACTATCCTCATGGCTCGTTCCTTAGTGCAAATATTGGTAGTAGTCCTAGCTACACATGGCGTAGCGTTTTAGTATCTCAATCCCTATTTCGACAAGGAATAGGTTGTCGTGTTGGTAATGTGCAATCAATAGATATCCTCAAAGACCCATGATTATCTTTGCAGCAAGAGGCGTACGTTCAATCTGAAAACCAAGCTTTACAAGGTCAAAATGTGTGAGTTTTACTGAATAGCGAACACTAGGGGGACGTTGATCTTATACAGGATATTTTTGATCATAGAGAAGCAACCATCATCCTGAACATTCCAATTAATCACGGTGTGGAAGACTCCTGGTACTGGCGCCTGGAAAAAGCTTGGTAGTTATTATGTGAAATCTGCATATCATTTGATGCAGGAAGAAAAGTATGACCAAGCCACAAACTCAAACTCTGGGTTCTAGAGAATGCTATGGAACTTAAAAATTCCACCTAAAGTCAAGAAATTTCTCTGGAGGGCATCGATGAGTACCCTTACAACAAAAGACTTACTGCGAAGTAGAAGAGTGGCAGTGGATGCTCTATGTCCAACCTGTAATGCACATGTCGAAACCATCTTCCATACTCTGGTCACCTGCTCATATGCTGAAAGTTGTTGGTCAGAGGCCATCATTCATATGCTAGCCACGGGCCTATATACCTTCCCACAGTGGCTGCAATCAGTCTTCCAACAACATGATAAAACACAAGCAACCAGTATAAGCATGATTTGCTGGATGATATGGAAACATCAAAATAATCTAGTATGGAACCAAGCAGGCATTAAGGTTAAGGAAGTAGTACGCTCATCAACCCCCATTCTTAATCAATGGAGAAACGTTCAATATAAAACTTTTAATCATCTCATGAGCTTCACAACTCAGGGAGATGGTGCAGAACGTTGGCACAAACCACAGATCAACAATATTAAGATCAATACTGACGCTGCTATTTTCGAAGAATCTCACAGGTTTAGTTATGCTATTGTTGTTCGTGATCATACAGGCTCACTCATTGAAGCCAGTTCTAAGTGCAGAGATGGACGGGTGAACCCATATTTAGCAGAAGCCTTTGGTATTAAGGAAGCACTCATCTGGATCATTAGTAACGAGTACAAAAACGTGACAGTGGAAACAGATTGCTTGCAGCTTGTACAAGCCATACGAAACTCACTCCCATCTTACTCTTACGTGGGACAACTCATTCAAGATTGCCGCGACATGCTAGCAAGTTTAATTAGCAAAAACATATGTTTTCGTTTTGTGAAACGATCTGCGAATAGGGCAGCTCACCATCCAGGGAGATACAACTGTTCCTTAGCTGATCGTGTTTGGAGAATGGGAGATGTCCATTCCGAGTTTTATAATGTACTTTTGGAAGATTCAAGTTAATAAAGTACATCACTTTTATGGCAAAAAAAATATGTTAACTATTAATGA
It contains:
- the LOC141719579 gene encoding uncharacterized protein LOC141719579, which encodes MVAFEVMHYMKRKQRGSDCWMALKLDMSKAYDRVEWLFLEAMLLKLGFDSRVVSLFLKCMSSVLYHITHPGMYFGEIIPEREDAYIFCKANTNSASAILHIPHLFEQASRQHINVNKSSIFFSSNAPAGLRESICQQMQFQEVNDHTRYLDLPNFMGRNKMRVFGYMKEKLQNHVQ
- the LOC141719580 gene encoding uncharacterized protein LOC141719580, translated to MSTLTTKDLLRSRRVAVDALCPTCNAHVETIFHTLVTCSYAESCWSEAIIHMLATGLYTFPQWLQSVFQQHDKTQATSISMICWMIWKHQNNLVWNQAGIKVKEVVRSSTPILNQWRNVQYKTFNHLMSFTTQGDGAERWHKPQINNIKINTDAAIFEESHRFSYAIVVRDHTGSLIEASSKCRDGRVNPYLAEAFGIKEALIWIISNEYKNVTVETDCLQLVQAIRNSLPSYSYVGQLIQDCRDMLASLISKNICFRFVKRSANRAAHHPGRYNCSLADRVWRMGDVHSEFYNVLLEDSS